One window of the Ureibacillus sp. FSL W7-1570 genome contains the following:
- the yhfH gene encoding protein YhfH, which yields MLENIVEFFRNLPEKICVKCGEKIEEQSECYTNTCDKCSTH from the coding sequence ATGTTAGAAAATATCGTTGAGTTCTTCAGAAACTTGCCTGAAAAAATCTGTGTTAAATGCGGCGAAAAAATTGAAGAACAAAGTGAATGCTACACAAATACATGTGACAAATGCAGCACACATTAA
- a CDS encoding FixH family protein gives MKKWIISLLAVPILLVGCNTNEEQSEVDTNEEPVDVSALEVKVDILTPDEVKVGEPVELAAHVTQNNENVEDADSVEFEVWESGLREQGAMIKAEHAGDGVYKAEFTFNHDGVYYMYAHTTARGLHVMPKKQIVAGNPDMSKVLPEQDTSKEDTEQMQHDYSQDEHEDSHENH, from the coding sequence ATGAAAAAATGGATTATTTCTTTGTTGGCTGTACCCATTTTGTTGGTTGGATGCAATACAAATGAGGAACAATCGGAAGTGGATACAAATGAGGAACCAGTTGACGTTTCCGCATTGGAAGTGAAAGTGGATATTTTGACTCCTGATGAAGTGAAAGTGGGCGAACCGGTGGAACTGGCTGCCCATGTGACACAGAACAATGAAAACGTGGAAGATGCGGATTCCGTGGAATTCGAAGTATGGGAATCCGGGTTGCGCGAACAAGGAGCCATGATTAAAGCGGAACATGCGGGAGATGGCGTGTATAAAGCCGAATTTACGTTCAACCATGATGGCGTGTATTATATGTATGCCCATACAACAGCAAGAGGCTTGCACGTGATGCCGAAAAAACAAATCGTTGCAGGAAATCCGGATATGAGCAAAGTGCTTCCGGAACAAGATACATCCAAAGAAGACACGGAACAAATGCAGCATGATTACAGTCAGGATGAACATGAAGATTCCCATGAAAACCATTAA